AATTAGGCTGGAAAGAGCTCGATATCATCCTTGTCACAGGCGACGCTTATGTGGATCATCCCTCCTTCGGTGTTGCCTTCATCGGTCATTATCTCGTCTCTCATGGCTTCAAAGTGGGGATCATCGCTCAGCCAGACTGGAGAACAGAGAAAGACATCACACGCCTTGGAAGGCCTCGTCTTTTCTTCGGTGTCACCGCTGGAAACGTTGACTCGATGGTGGCGAATTACACGGCCTCGAAGAAAAAAAGAAAAACGGACGACTACACACCGGGTGGAATCGGTGGAAAAAGACCCGACAGGGCAACCATCGTCTATACGAATCTCATCAAGAGATTCTTCCCGGAAGTTCCCGTTGTCCTTGGTGGATTGGAAGCGAGCCTCAGAAGGTTCGCACACTACGACTGGTGGAGCGATAGAGTGAGAAAGTCTGTTCTCGTCGATTCAAAGGCAGATCTCCTCGTCTATGGAATGGGTGAAAAGGCAGTTCTTGGGATCGCACAGATCCTTTCCAGAACGGGTGATATAGAAAAGTGCAAAAGTATTCGTGGAGTCGTCTGGTGGGCCTCTCAAAAACCCGAAGAAGGCATCGAACTGCCCTCTTACGATGAAATCTCAGAGAATCCCGAAAAATACGCCGAAGCATTGAAACTTCAGACCTGGTACACTGATCCATACAAGAACATTCCGATCTACCAGAGGCAAGACACGAGGTACGTGGTGCAGAATCCACCCCAGCCACCGCTCAGCCAGGAAGAACTCGACCGGCTCTACCTTCTCCCTTTCGAAAGAGAAGTTCATCCGTTTTACGCAAAGATGGGAAAAGTGAAAGCGATAGAGACGGTGAAGTTCTCGATAACGGCTGTGAGAGGTTGTTTCGGAAACTGTTCTTTCTGCGCCCTCACACAGCATCAGACAACTCACGTCTCCTACCGCAGCAAAGATTCCATTCTCGAAGAAGTGAGGATCCTCACGAAGAAAAAGGACTTCAAAGGCACCATCACAGACGTTGGAGGACCGACTGCGAACCTCTACGGTTCGGGCTGTTCCATCAGAGAAACGAAAGGACAGTGCCAGAAGTTCTGTTTGTATCCCATCGTGTGCAAGGTTGTCCGACCGAACCACGACGAATTCATCTCTCTTCTCGAGTCGATCAGGCAAATTCCAGGTGTCAGAAACGTCTTTGTCTCTTCAGGAATCAGACACGACTTTGTCTTTGCCGAAAAAGACCCAGATGTCTTCATAAGGGAACTCGTGAAGTACACCCCGGGACAGCTGAAACTCGCCCCCGAACACGCTCATCCAAAGGTGCTATCTCTGATGAGAAAACCGCCTGTGGAACTGTTTCTCGAGTTCAAAAAACGCTTCGAAACACTCGCAAAGAAGATGGGAAAGAGAAAGTATGTGATCGGCTACTTCATAGTGGGACACCCGGGAGAAGGCTGGAGGGAGAACAATTACTTGAGAGACTTCATACTCAAACACCTCGGGTACTTTCCCCAGCAGATCCAGATCTTCACACCTACTCCCGGAACGGTGAGCACCGCGATGTACTACTCTGGTGTGGATCCCTTCACAGGTGAAAAGGTCCACGTCGAAAGATCGCTGAAGGTGAGAAACAAGATGAAGGAGAACGTGCTGTTCAAAAAGAAGGGGAGGGAAAAGAGATGAGACTCACTGTCTTCCTTTTGATCTTTCTTGGTGTGATGGTGTTTGGTGCCTTCGATCAGGAAGCGTTTCTCTTCGTTCAGCATCTCACCGCTGAAAACTTCGAATCGGCTTTGAATATGTGTTCCAATCAGGTAAAAGCACAGCTCAGTGTCCAGAGCCTTTTGAACATCTGGAACTCTCTGAAAGCACAGCTCGGTGACTTCAGAGAAATCACTGGATACGAAAAAATCACCCAGGGTGAATACGAGATCTACAACTTCACTCTGAGGTTCGAAAGAGGAGAAATCTCAGCACTTGTCACCATGGACAGAGAAGGAAAAGTCGCCGGACTCTTCTTCAAA
Above is a genomic segment from Thermotoga sp. Mc24 containing:
- a CDS encoding YgiQ family radical SAM protein, with amino-acid sequence MFLPTTREEMRKLGWKELDIILVTGDAYVDHPSFGVAFIGHYLVSHGFKVGIIAQPDWRTEKDITRLGRPRLFFGVTAGNVDSMVANYTASKKKRKTDDYTPGGIGGKRPDRATIVYTNLIKRFFPEVPVVLGGLEASLRRFAHYDWWSDRVRKSVLVDSKADLLVYGMGEKAVLGIAQILSRTGDIEKCKSIRGVVWWASQKPEEGIELPSYDEISENPEKYAEALKLQTWYTDPYKNIPIYQRQDTRYVVQNPPQPPLSQEELDRLYLLPFEREVHPFYAKMGKVKAIETVKFSITAVRGCFGNCSFCALTQHQTTHVSYRSKDSILEEVRILTKKKDFKGTITDVGGPTANLYGSGCSIRETKGQCQKFCLYPIVCKVVRPNHDEFISLLESIRQIPGVRNVFVSSGIRHDFVFAEKDPDVFIRELVKYTPGQLKLAPEHAHPKVLSLMRKPPVELFLEFKKRFETLAKKMGKRKYVIGYFIVGHPGEGWRENNYLRDFILKHLGYFPQQIQIFTPTPGTVSTAMYYSGVDPFTGEKVHVERSLKVRNKMKENVLFKKKGREKR